One stretch of Acholeplasma laidlawii PG-8A DNA includes these proteins:
- a CDS encoding InlB B-repeat-containing protein codes for MKKLTIIVTFLVTLLLVTPFVFASSGAPTMIEGASIRTSGEQGLRFYANLENEAVTSQGFYLVYGETSVVNLQTAISNAVEDNVMLNGKKVFKVEVENREPNGDFSVVLTGIPEVGYLDKITAIAYGVVDNAEIFVSAGTTRSIGEVAYNMIKANDYNQVALDILESIDINHRALVSTHWETYEESSAIFETDPLILKTQFINDWNAKFGTTLTDLIGTAFHTSAIVGKTDQAAQGSMTNLTGMRIYAFFKDELYSLKWGWLLDYIIKYGSGIIHPARQAVALKGDGTNNNQILYDASHFNYSLVNFFNMSNQTGGYEPINFTLPGSKARYQDVVNFNNTIPKMLSIYNLSKIGDSVALPQDLSKDGYTFNQSFTEGTNVHTISYILTGQGKVLEPNFTIVNYNISYLDGAEEVLPNDLYNINQSLTLPTYEKPDHIFEGWFDNPSFTGSPVTSISMGTTGNKVFYAKTSLLDDPVITSLISQLPTHIMNDYVLPNAEGVTWQLKAGQDTTLYNVETGKLLRFPGESTLLTVVLNKGSISQDVVLRFGIADPTKTQYYYNADANSVAQTGGTFTTQQNKSGFGGYTIIVGTKQYFIGYRSHISLSGTTANEIMTISQLRPYGLGGANNYNLGLLTGGIPATNSRGYGVLYENTGNVPVQFDLRETYGRADSGYAGYGKFILKPEGNGQYKVSALLPNHTGGLMVTLNQGELLWAPHTWEVAGTYLYQPGATKGVLLVNSIIKIETFKMDFTD; via the coding sequence ATGAAGAAACTTACAATTATTGTAACTTTCCTAGTAACTCTATTACTAGTAACACCTTTTGTATTTGCAAGTAGTGGTGCACCTACAATGATAGAGGGTGCATCTATTAGAACAAGTGGAGAACAAGGTTTGAGATTTTATGCAAATCTTGAAAATGAAGCTGTAACTAGTCAAGGATTTTATCTTGTATATGGTGAAACTTCAGTAGTGAATCTTCAAACTGCTATTTCTAATGCAGTTGAAGACAATGTCATGTTAAATGGCAAAAAGGTTTTCAAAGTAGAAGTTGAAAACAGAGAACCAAATGGTGATTTCAGTGTTGTTTTAACTGGTATACCTGAAGTTGGTTATTTAGATAAAATAACTGCAATTGCTTATGGTGTTGTAGATAATGCAGAAATATTTGTAAGTGCTGGTACTACAAGATCCATTGGAGAAGTAGCTTATAATATGATTAAAGCAAATGATTACAACCAAGTGGCACTGGATATACTTGAATCTATTGATATCAATCATAGAGCACTTGTAAGTACTCATTGGGAAACGTACGAAGAATCATCTGCAATCTTTGAGACAGATCCATTAATATTAAAGACTCAGTTCATTAATGATTGGAATGCCAAATTCGGTACAACTTTAACGGATTTAATAGGAACTGCTTTTCATACAAGTGCAATTGTTGGTAAAACAGACCAAGCAGCTCAAGGATCAATGACTAATTTGACTGGAATGAGAATCTATGCATTCTTCAAAGATGAATTATATAGTTTAAAATGGGGTTGGCTTCTAGACTATATTATAAAGTATGGAAGTGGAATTATTCACCCAGCAAGACAGGCTGTTGCGTTAAAGGGCGATGGAACAAATAACAACCAAATACTCTATGATGCAAGCCATTTCAATTATTCTCTAGTTAATTTTTTTAATATGAGTAACCAAACTGGAGGTTATGAGCCTATTAATTTTACACTTCCAGGCTCTAAAGCTAGATATCAGGATGTTGTAAATTTTAACAATACAATACCTAAAATGTTAAGTATTTATAATTTATCAAAAATTGGTGATAGTGTTGCACTACCGCAAGATTTATCAAAGGATGGATATACGTTTAATCAAAGTTTCACAGAAGGAACTAATGTACATACAATAAGTTATATTTTGACTGGTCAAGGAAAAGTGCTTGAACCTAATTTTACAATTGTTAACTACAATATTAGCTATTTAGATGGTGCTGAAGAAGTGTTACCAAATGATTTATATAATATTAATCAATCTTTAACTTTACCTACCTATGAGAAACCGGACCATATCTTTGAGGGCTGGTTTGATAATCCTTCATTTACAGGTTCACCTGTAACCAGTATTTCCATGGGTACTACAGGAAATAAGGTGTTTTATGCAAAAACATCGCTACTAGATGATCCGGTTATTACAAGCTTAATTTCACAATTACCAACACATATTATGAATGATTATGTCCTTCCTAATGCAGAAGGTGTTACATGGCAACTAAAAGCAGGACAGGACACTACTTTATACAATGTTGAAACAGGAAAATTACTCAGATTCCCTGGTGAATCAACACTACTAACTGTAGTCCTTAACAAAGGAAGTATTAGTCAAGATGTAGTATTAAGATTTGGTATAGCAGATCCGACAAAAACACAATATTATTATAACGCTGATGCCAACTCAGTAGCGCAAACTGGTGGAACATTTACTACGCAACAAAACAAATCAGGATTCGGTGGGTATACAATAATAGTAGGTACAAAACAATACTTTATTGGGTATAGATCCCATATCTCACTTTCTGGTACAACAGCAAATGAAATAATGACAATCTCTCAGCTAAGACCATATGGGTTAGGAGGAGCAAATAATTATAATTTAGGATTGCTCACAGGAGGTATACCTGCAACTAATTCAAGAGGTTATGGGGTATTGTATGAAAATACAGGCAATGTACCGGTTCAATTTGATTTGAGAGAAACATATGGAAGAGCAGATTCTGGTTATGCGGGTTATGGTAAATTTATATTAAAGCCTGAAGGAAATGGACAATATAAAGTTAGTGCTCTATTACCAAACCATACTGGAGGACTGATGGTAACCTTAAACCAGGGCGAACTATTATGGGCACCCCACACTTGGGAAGTAGCTGGAACTTATTTATATCAACCAGGCGCAACAAAAGGGGTACTATTAGTAAACTCTATAATCAAAATTGAGACATTTAAAATGGATTTCACAGACTAG
- a CDS encoding glycoside hydrolase family 10 protein, which produces MKIKKTIIIILVCLTTILLSGFTKPNSNDIKSFEFEFETNQKLRAVWVTPIVGEVSTFTTETAFKNEMNQMLDILEHYKINALIFHVRTHNNALYDSELNPKATVFGSVNFNNFDPLLWLVNETQSRGIEFHAWLNPYRVGTNYVGTMPAENPASNASNILSNPSNSALKILNPGEPVVRDFIVDTVIEIIEKYPVDAIHFDDYFYTNLGANGALSGATTILDEPDQQTYVTYGSGFNTTSATDKANWRRHQVNTMVQAVSNAIKNYNQLNGKHIQFGISPTGIYKNGNGVVTYDEFGKPVTTGSLTTGQTHYSSYLFSDSLHWIKEGWLDYIAPQSYWATNHSAASYYNVMGWWEKVVKYLDVNLYSGIGLYMADESTNTFNWKDDMLEMRTQLEYLETLNDVDGLSVYSYKYIRNHYNNQNSTSANQMENAAHLWQDYLVLPPLKSMEPILLDGVSNILHENGVLTFDRLDGAKQYYIYRSQTSLTYSQSEIVGVVGRSNDLSLSYNTGDIQNQYVYGIRALSYTNHLGSTTVTNDISMIEGASIRLATESSGQGLRFYANKPQSVLSDTHGFYIVYGETTRQDLLDAINNPINNEIIVNQKKVFKVEVPDVEVDGTYSVVITGIPSIGYTQKISVYAYYTNNQQTYISSNASIRSLLEVAVRMENLDQGVTQSKDIINEVKDSTKHIVRNAFNAYEITGIFETNHNLIKAEFIKDWNTLFQTNWTELNAQDFYNHAIVGKLSGAETLAGSRLYQFFNHTNYQLKWAWLLDYLLSIDGTVWTSRQIEAIKLDGTFESYTNLYSGNHLIYSIYNFFYESHVVGGYTAINFVTNKQFYDTVVNFSNSIYLKLDNYDFLSVGQSIKLPNPPADLSANFSHYLIGSTTYYPGDNYVVTSNTKIKFMYQ; this is translated from the coding sequence ATGAAGATCAAAAAAACAATAATTATCATACTAGTATGTTTAACCACTATACTATTATCAGGATTTACAAAGCCAAATTCAAATGATATAAAATCATTTGAATTTGAGTTTGAAACCAATCAAAAATTAAGAGCAGTCTGGGTTACACCAATTGTAGGAGAAGTCTCTACATTTACAACTGAAACTGCCTTTAAAAATGAAATGAATCAGATGTTAGATATCTTAGAACATTACAAAATAAATGCACTTATCTTTCATGTTAGAACACATAACAATGCTTTATATGATTCAGAATTAAATCCTAAAGCAACCGTTTTTGGTAGTGTTAATTTTAATAATTTTGACCCTTTATTATGGCTAGTTAATGAAACTCAAAGCCGTGGTATTGAGTTTCATGCATGGCTAAATCCTTATAGAGTGGGAACTAATTATGTAGGCACAATGCCTGCAGAAAACCCCGCATCAAATGCTAGTAACATATTAAGTAATCCATCGAATTCGGCACTTAAGATATTAAACCCTGGAGAACCTGTTGTACGTGATTTTATAGTTGATACTGTAATAGAAATTATTGAAAAGTACCCTGTAGATGCAATCCATTTTGATGATTACTTTTACACTAATTTAGGGGCTAACGGAGCACTTTCTGGTGCAACCACCATTCTAGATGAACCCGATCAGCAAACATATGTAACTTATGGTAGTGGATTTAATACAACGAGTGCTACTGATAAAGCAAATTGGCGTAGACACCAAGTTAATACCATGGTTCAGGCCGTATCTAATGCGATAAAAAATTATAACCAGTTAAATGGTAAGCATATACAATTTGGTATATCACCTACGGGGATATACAAAAATGGGAATGGTGTAGTAACTTATGATGAGTTTGGTAAACCAGTTACAACAGGATCTCTTACTACTGGTCAAACACATTATAGTTCTTATCTATTTTCAGACTCGCTTCACTGGATAAAAGAAGGCTGGTTAGATTATATTGCCCCACAAAGCTATTGGGCAACAAATCACAGTGCAGCATCCTACTATAATGTAATGGGCTGGTGGGAAAAAGTAGTTAAATATTTGGACGTTAATCTCTATTCTGGTATTGGTCTATATATGGCAGATGAATCGACAAATACCTTTAACTGGAAAGATGATATGTTAGAGATGCGTACTCAATTAGAATATTTAGAGACACTTAATGATGTAGATGGATTAAGTGTATACTCATATAAATATATTAGAAATCACTATAACAATCAAAATTCTACTTCAGCAAATCAAATGGAAAATGCAGCTCACTTATGGCAAGATTATTTAGTTTTACCACCACTTAAAAGTATGGAACCCATACTTTTAGATGGTGTATCTAATATCTTGCATGAAAATGGGGTATTAACCTTTGATAGACTGGATGGTGCCAAACAGTATTACATATATAGATCACAAACTAGCCTAACATATAGCCAATCTGAAATTGTAGGTGTTGTTGGTAGAAGTAATGATTTAAGTTTATCTTATAATACAGGCGATATCCAAAATCAATATGTATATGGGATTCGAGCACTATCCTATACAAATCATTTAGGTAGTACCACAGTAACTAATGATATTTCAATGATTGAGGGGGCATCGATTAGGCTTGCTACCGAATCAAGTGGACAAGGCTTAAGATTTTATGCAAATAAACCTCAATCTGTTTTAAGTGATACACATGGATTTTATATTGTTTATGGTGAGACCACAAGGCAAGATTTATTAGATGCAATAAACAATCCTATAAATAATGAAATTATAGTAAATCAAAAGAAGGTATTTAAAGTTGAAGTGCCTGATGTTGAAGTAGATGGAACGTATTCGGTAGTAATTACTGGTATACCAAGTATAGGATATACTCAAAAGATAAGTGTATATGCTTATTACACAAATAATCAACAAACCTATATATCTTCTAATGCCTCTATAAGATCACTACTTGAAGTAGCGGTTCGAATGGAAAATCTAGATCAGGGTGTTACTCAGAGCAAAGATATTATTAATGAGGTTAAAGACTCAACAAAGCATATCGTAAGAAATGCTTTTAATGCATATGAAATTACTGGTATTTTTGAAACGAACCACAATCTAATAAAAGCAGAATTTATTAAAGATTGGAACACTTTATTTCAAACTAACTGGACAGAACTAAATGCACAAGACTTTTATAACCATGCAATTGTAGGTAAACTATCTGGTGCTGAAACGCTTGCTGGTAGTAGATTATATCAGTTCTTTAATCACACAAATTATCAATTAAAATGGGCATGGTTATTAGATTATCTACTAAGTATTGATGGTACTGTTTGGACTTCAAGACAAATAGAAGCTATTAAACTAGATGGTACATTTGAGTCATACACTAATTTATATAGTGGTAATCATCTGATTTATTCTATCTATAATTTCTTTTATGAATCACATGTGGTAGGTGGATATACTGCAATTAATTTCGTTACTAATAAGCAATTTTATGATACAGTAGTTAATTTTAGTAATAGTATCTATTTAAAACTAGATAACTATGATTTCTTAAGTGTAGGTCAATCAATTAAACTTCCTAATCCACCGGCTGATTTATCAGCAAACTTTTCACATTACCTGATTGGGTCCACAACATATTATCCAGGGGATAACTATGTTGTTACAAGTAATACAAAAATTAAATTTATGTATCAGTAA
- a CDS encoding glycoside hydrolase family 10 protein, with translation MKIINIKKIVGVLVMLSLTFMVFASAPKLAANTPVTPNNTKQEFRAAWASHLIGSMPAYTSESQFKARATEILDILEYYNFNAIIMHLRTHNNAYYVSELSPKAAAFANVNFNTFDPMLWFIEETHKRGMEFHGWLNPYRLGTNYVGTMPAENPASNPANILSYNGASILNPGLPHVRDFVSDTIVEILERYPVDAIHFDDYFYINLGANGSTSGSNNILNEPDQQTFVTYGSGYNTSSAPSKADWRRHQVNLMVESVSNTIKNFNQANNTHVQFGISPTGIYKNGNGVVTYDGNIPITSGSDTGGQTHYSSYLFADSVKWATEGWIDYLLPQSYWANSHPIASYNKIMTWWNDVFKYLDVNLYSGIGIYMADGTGNTYGWQTNNNEMKNQLEFIKGLENVQGSSVYSYNFVDSAYKGSSAKSATQMQNAKSTWGDIAVLPELKSMAQIMPGKVTNLKHVNGTLSFNKAVDAKQYYVYRSKTALNFTNAEIVEVIRSSDNIINYQTGDLNNEYTYAVRALSYSNTLGDAVTILNPANDTRLNVVEGASIRTAPNETNQSLRFYAQFDDVLGQTEQGFYM, from the coding sequence ATGAAAATAATTAATATAAAAAAAATAGTAGGTGTACTTGTTATGCTATCTTTAACATTCATGGTATTTGCATCAGCTCCAAAACTTGCTGCAAATACGCCGGTTACCCCAAATAATACAAAACAAGAGTTTCGTGCAGCATGGGCATCACACCTAATTGGTAGTATGCCTGCATACACGTCAGAATCACAGTTTAAAGCACGTGCAACAGAAATCCTTGATATACTTGAGTACTATAACTTTAACGCCATTATTATGCACTTACGTACGCATAATAATGCATACTATGTATCTGAGTTAAGTCCTAAGGCTGCAGCGTTTGCAAATGTGAATTTCAATACCTTTGATCCAATGCTTTGGTTTATAGAAGAAACACATAAGCGTGGTATGGAATTTCACGGATGGTTAAACCCATACCGATTAGGTACAAACTATGTAGGCACAATGCCGGCAGAAAACCCTGCAAGTAACCCAGCAAACATTTTAAGTTATAATGGTGCTTCCATCTTAAACCCTGGTTTACCACATGTAAGGGATTTTGTATCTGACACGATTGTAGAAATATTGGAAAGATATCCGGTAGACGCGATTCATTTTGATGATTATTTCTACATCAATTTAGGTGCTAACGGATCAACTAGTGGTTCAAATAATATCTTAAATGAACCAGATCAACAAACATTTGTAACTTATGGCAGTGGATATAATACAAGTAGTGCACCTTCCAAAGCAGACTGGCGAAGACATCAAGTAAATCTCATGGTTGAGTCTGTTTCAAACACCATTAAAAACTTTAATCAAGCAAACAATACCCATGTTCAATTTGGTATATCACCAACCGGTATCTATAAAAATGGTAATGGTGTTGTTACGTATGATGGAAATATACCTATAACTTCAGGATCTGATACGGGTGGTCAAACACACTATTCAAGTTATTTATTTGCAGACTCAGTTAAATGGGCAACAGAAGGTTGGATAGACTATCTACTTCCCCAAAGTTATTGGGCAAACTCACATCCTATCGCAAGTTATAACAAAATTATGACTTGGTGGAATGATGTCTTTAAGTATTTAGATGTTAATCTTTATTCTGGTATTGGTATTTATATGGCAGATGGTACGGGTAATACCTACGGCTGGCAAACCAATAACAATGAAATGAAAAATCAATTAGAATTCATTAAAGGCTTGGAAAATGTTCAAGGATCTAGTGTCTATAGTTATAACTTTGTAGATAGCGCATATAAAGGTAGTAGCGCAAAATCAGCCACTCAAATGCAAAATGCTAAAAGTACCTGGGGTGATATTGCAGTCTTACCTGAGTTAAAGAGTATGGCTCAAATTATGCCCGGTAAAGTTACTAATTTAAAACATGTAAATGGTACCTTATCCTTTAATAAAGCAGTAGATGCTAAACAATATTATGTGTACCGTTCAAAAACTGCATTAAACTTTACGAATGCCGAAATTGTTGAAGTCATTCGTTCGAGTGATAACATAATAAATTACCAGACAGGTGATTTAAATAATGAATATACCTATGCAGTACGCGCATTGTCATACTCTAATACATTAGGTGATGCAGTAACGATATTAAATCCGGCAAATGATACAAGATTAAATGTTGTTGAAGGTGCATCGATTCGAACTGCACCAAATGAAACGAATCAATCACTTAGATTCTATGCTCAGTTTGACGATGTACTTGGTCAAACTGAACAAGGATTTTATATGTAG
- the rpsL gene encoding 30S ribosomal protein S12, translated as MPTISQLVTTSRQDKNYKSKSPALHYGFNSLKKEDSEYNSPQKRGVCTRVTTMTPKKPNSALRKYARVRLSNGTEVTAYIPGVGHSLQEHSVVLVRGGRVKDLPGVRYHIVRGALDATGVANRMQGRSKYGAKRPKAAKKK; from the coding sequence ATGCCTACCATATCTCAATTAGTTACAACTTCTCGTCAAGACAAGAATTACAAATCTAAATCTCCAGCATTACATTATGGTTTTAACAGCCTTAAAAAAGAAGATTCAGAATATAATTCACCTCAAAAACGTGGTGTTTGTACTCGTGTTACTACAATGACACCTAAGAAACCTAACTCTGCATTACGTAAATATGCTCGTGTTAGATTATCAAACGGTACTGAAGTAACAGCTTATATCCCAGGTGTCGGTCACTCATTACAAGAACACTCCGTTGTACTTGTTCGTGGGGGACGTGTAAAAGACTTACCAGGTGTACGTTATCATATCGTACGTGGTGCTTTAGACGCGACTGGTGTTGCAAACCGCATGCAGGGTAGATCCAAATACGGTGCTAAGCGTCCAAAAGCCGCTAAGAAAAAGTAA
- the rpsG gene encoding 30S ribosomal protein S7 gives MPRKGHIVKRDVLPDPIYNSKLITRIVNTIMEDGKKGTAQGILYGALNRIKDQTGREAIDVFNEALNNISPILEVRARRIGGQNYQVPVEVRPERRQALALRWLVQYAKKRNEKTMEERLAKEILDASQGTGAAVKKREEVHKMAEANKAFAHYRW, from the coding sequence ATGCCACGTAAAGGACATATCGTAAAACGTGATGTATTACCAGATCCGATTTACAACTCCAAATTAATTACAAGAATCGTAAACACAATTATGGAAGATGGTAAAAAAGGAACTGCGCAAGGTATTTTATACGGTGCACTAAACCGTATTAAGGACCAAACAGGTCGTGAAGCTATTGATGTATTCAATGAAGCTTTAAACAATATCTCACCAATCTTAGAAGTTAGAGCACGCCGTATTGGGGGTCAAAACTATCAAGTACCAGTTGAGGTTAGACCTGAAAGACGTCAAGCACTTGCATTAAGATGGTTAGTTCAATATGCTAAGAAACGCAACGAGAAAACAATGGAAGAAAGATTAGCAAAAGAAATTTTAGACGCTTCTCAGGGCACAGGTGCCGCTGTTAAGAAACGTGAAGAAGTACACAAGATGGCTGAAGCGAATAAAGCATTCGCTCACTATCGCTGGTAA
- the fusA gene encoding elongation factor G: protein MPRQYSLKMTRNIGIMAHIDAGKTTTTERILFHTGKIHKTGETHDGASQMDWMAQEQERGITITSAATTSVWRDHRVNIIDTPGHVDFTVEVSRSLRVLDGAVTVIDAQAGVEPQTETVWRQATEYKVPRIVYVNKMDKIGADFNNAIKTLHRRLGVKANAIQLPIGTELDFSGIIDLVTMTAVEYSGDALETTKEIPIPAHLEEQAIDMRNELIEAVAEFDDELMVTYLEGEEVSVELLKRAIRKGVLAVEFFPVVAGSSFKNKGVRKVLDAVIDYLPSPLDIPPVLGHTSEGVEVYRHADDEEPFTALAFKVMTDPFVGKLTFFRVYSGKIKSGSYVQNTTKGERERFGRILQMHANTRQEIDEVYAGDIAAAVGLKVTTTGNTLATQNDDIILESMNFPEPVIEVAVEPKTKNDQDKMGQALAKLAEEDPTFKTYTNTETGQTIIAGMGELHLDILVDRMKREFKVEANVTEPQVSYRETLTVPNEIEAKFIRQSGGRGQYGHVVIDFEPNPGKGFEFVDKIVGGVIPREYIPSVQKGLEEALGGGILAGFPVVDIKATLKFGSYHDVDSSEMAYKIAASMALKDAKNKANAVILEPIMDVEVVTPNDYVGNVIGDITSRRGRLESQEGRGNAISIRAFVPLSEMFGYATSLRSNTQGRATFVMQFDHFDKVPKSIQEEIIKKRGSN, encoded by the coding sequence ATGCCACGTCAATATTCATTAAAAATGACTCGTAATATCGGCATCATGGCACACATTGATGCTGGTAAGACGACTACAACTGAGCGTATTTTATTCCATACCGGTAAAATCCATAAAACAGGTGAGACACACGATGGTGCATCTCAAATGGACTGGATGGCTCAAGAACAAGAGCGCGGTATTACAATTACCTCTGCAGCTACAACCTCTGTGTGGAGAGATCACAGAGTAAACATCATCGATACCCCGGGTCACGTTGACTTCACAGTTGAAGTGTCTCGTTCATTACGTGTATTAGATGGCGCTGTAACTGTCATTGATGCTCAAGCGGGTGTTGAACCTCAAACAGAAACTGTTTGGCGTCAAGCAACCGAATATAAAGTACCAAGAATTGTTTATGTAAACAAAATGGATAAAATTGGTGCTGATTTCAATAACGCTATTAAAACGTTACATAGACGTTTAGGTGTTAAAGCAAACGCGATTCAATTACCTATTGGTACTGAATTAGACTTCAGCGGGATTATCGACTTAGTCACAATGACTGCAGTTGAATATTCTGGTGATGCACTAGAAACAACAAAAGAAATTCCAATTCCTGCACATTTAGAAGAACAAGCAATCGATATGAGAAATGAACTTATCGAAGCTGTTGCAGAATTTGATGATGAATTAATGGTTACATACCTTGAAGGTGAAGAAGTTTCAGTAGAATTACTAAAACGCGCAATCAGAAAAGGTGTACTAGCTGTTGAATTCTTCCCGGTTGTTGCTGGATCAAGTTTTAAAAACAAGGGTGTTAGAAAAGTGTTGGATGCAGTTATTGATTACTTACCTTCACCACTTGATATTCCACCAGTACTTGGTCATACATCAGAAGGTGTCGAAGTATATCGTCACGCTGATGATGAAGAACCATTTACAGCTTTAGCATTCAAAGTCATGACTGACCCATTTGTTGGTAAGTTAACATTCTTTAGAGTTTACTCAGGTAAAATCAAGAGTGGTTCATACGTACAAAACACAACAAAAGGTGAACGCGAAAGATTTGGTCGTATCTTACAAATGCACGCAAATACACGTCAAGAAATTGATGAAGTATATGCAGGTGATATCGCAGCTGCAGTTGGTTTAAAAGTTACTACTACAGGTAATACATTAGCAACACAAAATGATGATATTATCTTAGAAAGTATGAACTTCCCTGAACCAGTTATTGAAGTTGCTGTTGAACCAAAAACTAAGAATGACCAAGACAAAATGGGTCAAGCTTTAGCAAAACTTGCTGAAGAAGATCCAACATTCAAAACATATACAAATACTGAAACTGGCCAAACAATTATCGCTGGTATGGGTGAGTTACACTTAGATATCCTAGTAGATCGTATGAAACGTGAATTCAAAGTTGAAGCAAACGTTACAGAACCTCAAGTATCTTACCGTGAAACATTAACTGTACCAAATGAAATTGAAGCTAAGTTCATCCGTCAATCAGGTGGTCGTGGACAATACGGTCACGTTGTAATTGACTTTGAACCAAACCCAGGTAAAGGATTTGAATTCGTTGACAAAATTGTTGGTGGGGTTATTCCAAGAGAATATATTCCATCCGTACAAAAAGGTTTAGAAGAAGCTTTAGGTGGCGGTATCCTTGCAGGGTTCCCTGTTGTTGATATTAAAGCTACATTAAAATTCGGTTCATACCACGATGTCGACTCCTCTGAAATGGCCTATAAAATTGCTGCAAGTATGGCATTAAAAGATGCTAAAAATAAAGCAAATGCTGTCATTTTAGAACCAATTATGGATGTTGAAGTTGTTACTCCAAATGATTATGTAGGTAACGTTATTGGTGATATCACAAGCCGTCGTGGACGCTTGGAAAGCCAAGAAGGTAGAGGAAATGCAATTTCTATTCGTGCCTTCGTACCACTATCAGAAATGTTTGGTTATGCAACATCACTAAGATCTAACACTCAAGGTAGAGCAACATTCGTTATGCAATTTGATCACTTCGATAAAGTACCTAAGAGTATTCAAGAAGAAATCATTAAAAAACGTGGTTCAAACTAA
- the tuf gene encoding elongation factor Tu produces MAKQKFERTKPHVNVGTIGHVDHGKTTLTAAITSVLAGKGLATKRDYNQIDGAPEEKARGITINASHVEYETVNRHYAHVDCPGHADYVKNMITGAAQMDGAILVVSAADGPMPQTREHILLSRQVGVPKLVVFLNKADLVDDEELLDLVEMEVRELLSEYDFPGDDIPVIKGSALGALEGKPEWVAKVEELMDAVDAYIDTPLRATDKPFMMPVEDVFTITGRGTVATGRVDRGIVKVGDQVEIVGITDTKTTTVTGVEMFRKLLDQAEAGDNIGALLRGVDREGVERGQVLSKPGTVKPHAKFTAQIYVLSKEEGGRHTAFFSNYRPQFYFRTTDITGIITLGEGTEMVMPGDNAEVTVELIHPIALEEGTKFSIREGGRTVASGSVVKILAD; encoded by the coding sequence ATGGCAAAACAAAAATTCGAAAGAACAAAACCACACGTTAACGTTGGAACAATCGGACACGTTGACCATGGTAAAACTACATTAACTGCTGCAATTACATCAGTACTTGCAGGAAAAGGTTTAGCTACAAAAAGAGATTATAACCAAATCGATGGTGCACCAGAAGAAAAAGCTCGTGGTATAACTATTAACGCATCTCACGTTGAGTATGAAACTGTAAACAGACACTACGCTCACGTAGACTGCCCAGGTCACGCTGACTATGTTAAAAACATGATTACAGGTGCTGCTCAAATGGACGGTGCTATCTTAGTTGTTTCTGCAGCGGATGGTCCAATGCCACAAACTCGTGAACATATTCTTTTATCACGCCAAGTTGGGGTACCTAAATTAGTAGTATTCTTAAACAAAGCTGACTTAGTTGATGACGAAGAGTTATTAGACTTAGTTGAAATGGAAGTTAGAGAATTATTATCAGAATATGATTTCCCAGGAGATGATATTCCAGTAATTAAAGGATCTGCTTTAGGCGCTTTAGAAGGTAAACCAGAATGGGTTGCTAAAGTTGAAGAATTAATGGATGCAGTTGATGCATACATCGATACTCCATTACGTGCTACTGACAAACCATTTATGATGCCAGTTGAAGACGTATTCACAATTACAGGTCGTGGTACAGTTGCTACAGGACGTGTTGATCGTGGTATCGTTAAAGTTGGTGACCAAGTTGAAATCGTTGGTATTACTGATACTAAAACTACAACTGTTACAGGTGTAGAAATGTTTAGAAAATTATTAGACCAAGCTGAAGCTGGAGACAACATCGGTGCTTTATTAAGAGGTGTTGATCGTGAAGGTGTAGAACGTGGTCAAGTATTATCAAAACCAGGTACAGTTAAACCTCATGCTAAATTCACTGCTCAAATTTATGTATTAAGTAAAGAAGAAGGTGGACGCCATACAGCGTTCTTCTCAAACTATCGTCCTCAATTCTACTTCAGAACTACAGACATCACAGGTATCATCACTTTAGGTGAAGGTACTGAAATGGTTATGCCAGGTGATAACGCTGAAGTTACAGTAGAACTTATTCACCCAATCGCGCTTGAAGAAGGTACAAAATTCTCAATCCGCGAAGGTGGTAGAACAGTTGCTTCTGGATCAGTAGTTAAAATTCTTGCTGACTAA